A window from Vidua macroura isolate BioBank_ID:100142 chromosome 20, ASM2450914v1, whole genome shotgun sequence encodes these proteins:
- the LOC128817234 gene encoding nucleolar pre-ribosomal-associated protein 1-like encodes MRRFTVNDSVLSSRELLLLLHKWSLVSKDLQLQEDLQALAQKLQELLSSPENIKDKNKPQQTSSHLYRHTWKKNEVEEDDTAADLEVSELEKCREHLNSILAHWDPVFPAPPPTQGGETLRASEPGGEAVAVTCASIHLVTEWLVRSLAGQSALGEQDVSLVLRWLRNHVLPRPAAVQEMLRDETLRNSLFKLYTWLCQASSTSAGLSRQLGGLSSIMLQLMEAQGLSSTFHELVKSLCLSATVEEDTDKTAVSVFLTSIYIGDMWLGAQEPDICYLALSD; translated from the exons ATGAGGCGTTTCACGGTCAACGACAGCGTCCtctccagcagggagctgctgctgctgctgcacaagtGGAGCCTTGTCAGCAAagacctgcagctgcaggaggaccTGCAGGCCCTGGCTCAGAA GCTTCAGGAGCTTCTCTCATCCCCAG aaaatattaaagacaAGAACAAACCTCAACAAACCTCATCTCATTTGTATCGTCACACTTGGAAAAAGAACGAGGTGGAAGAAGATGACACTGCTGCCGACCTGGAAGTGTCTGAGCTggagaaatgcagagaacatCTGAATTCCATACTTGCCCACTGGGACCCTGTTTTCCCAGCACCACCCCCCACACAGGGAGGGGAGACCCTCAGAGCCAGTGAACCTGGGGGTGAGGCAGTGGCTGTCACCTGTGCATCCATTCATCTTGTCACTGAGTGGCTGGTGAGGTCCCTGGCTGGGCAGAGCGCCCTCGGGGAGCAGGACGTGTCACTAGTGCTGAGGTGGCTGCGGAACCACGTCCTACCACGCCCAGCGGCCGTGCAGGAGATGCTCAGGGATGAGACACTGAGGAACAGCCTCTTCAAGCTTTACACCTGGCTCTGCCaggccagcagcacctcagctgggctctcCAGGCAGCTCGGTGGGCTCAGTTCCATCATGCTCCAGCTCATGGAGGCTCAGGGCCTGTCCAGCACCTTCCACGAGCTTGTGAAATCTCTGTGCCTATCAGCAACGGTGGAAGAGGATACAGACAAGACAG ctgtttctgtgtttctgacTTCCATTTACATTGGAGACATGTGGCTTGGAGCACAGGAGCCGGATATATGTTACTTAGCCTTGTCAGATTGA
- the BCL7B gene encoding B-cell CLL/lymphoma 7 protein family member B isoform X1, which translates to MSGRSVRAETRSRAKDDIKKVMAAIERVRRWEKKWVTVGDTSLRIFKWVPVADSKEKEKSKSSSSTAREPNGFPADTSANSSLLLEFQGAVSADENSNQSSLSDVYQLKVDSSPNSSPSPQQSESMSPAHTSDFRTDDSQPPTLGQETLEEPSLPSSEVADEPPTLTKEEPVPLETQVTEEEEDSSAPPLKRFCADQNSVCHTASES; encoded by the exons ATGTCGGGGCGCTCGGTGCGGGCCGAGACCCGCAGCCGCGCCAAGGATGACATCAAGAAGGTGATGGCAGCCATCGAGCGCGTCCGCAGATG GGAGAAGAAGTGGGTGACGGTGGGTGACACGTCCCTGCGGATATTCAAGTGGGTACCAGTGGCGGACAGTAAGGAG AAAGAGAAATCCAAATCGAGTAGCAGCACGGCCCGAGAACCCAATGGCTTCCCAGCTGACACCTCTGCCAACTCCTCCCTCCTTCTGGAGTTCCAAG GTGCTGTTTCTGCAGATGAGAACAGCAACCAGAGCTCCCTGTCTGATGTATATCAGCTCAAGGTGGACAGCAGCCCCAACTCCAGCCCCAGTCCTCAGCAGAGTGAGTCCATGAGTCCTGCCCACACGTCTGACTTCCGCACGGATGACTCGCAGCCTCCTACCCTGGGGCAGGAGACCCTGGAAG agccctccctgccttcctcagaAGTGGCAGATGAGCCTCCCACTCTTACAAAGGAAGAGCCAGTCCCCCTTGAGACTCAG GTAACTGAAGAGGAGGAGGACTCCAGTGCGCCACCTCTGAAGAGATTTTGTGCTGACCAGAACTCTGTGTGCCACACAGCTTCGGAGAGCTAA
- the BCL7B gene encoding B-cell CLL/lymphoma 7 protein family member B isoform X2, which translates to MSGRSVRAETRSRAKDDIKKVMAAIERVRRWEKKWVTVGDTSLRIFKWVPVADSKEKEKSKSSSSTAREPNGFPADTSANSSLLLEFQDENSNQSSLSDVYQLKVDSSPNSSPSPQQSESMSPAHTSDFRTDDSQPPTLGQETLEEPSLPSSEVADEPPTLTKEEPVPLETQVTEEEEDSSAPPLKRFCADQNSVCHTASES; encoded by the exons ATGTCGGGGCGCTCGGTGCGGGCCGAGACCCGCAGCCGCGCCAAGGATGACATCAAGAAGGTGATGGCAGCCATCGAGCGCGTCCGCAGATG GGAGAAGAAGTGGGTGACGGTGGGTGACACGTCCCTGCGGATATTCAAGTGGGTACCAGTGGCGGACAGTAAGGAG AAAGAGAAATCCAAATCGAGTAGCAGCACGGCCCGAGAACCCAATGGCTTCCCAGCTGACACCTCTGCCAACTCCTCCCTCCTTCTGGAGTTCCAAG ATGAGAACAGCAACCAGAGCTCCCTGTCTGATGTATATCAGCTCAAGGTGGACAGCAGCCCCAACTCCAGCCCCAGTCCTCAGCAGAGTGAGTCCATGAGTCCTGCCCACACGTCTGACTTCCGCACGGATGACTCGCAGCCTCCTACCCTGGGGCAGGAGACCCTGGAAG agccctccctgccttcctcagaAGTGGCAGATGAGCCTCCCACTCTTACAAAGGAAGAGCCAGTCCCCCTTGAGACTCAG GTAACTGAAGAGGAGGAGGACTCCAGTGCGCCACCTCTGAAGAGATTTTGTGCTGACCAGAACTCTGTGTGCCACACAGCTTCGGAGAGCTAA
- the BCL7B gene encoding B-cell CLL/lymphoma 7 protein family member B isoform X3 gives MTSRREKKWVTVGDTSLRIFKWVPVADSKEKEKSKSSSSTAREPNGFPADTSANSSLLLEFQGAVSADENSNQSSLSDVYQLKVDSSPNSSPSPQQSESMSPAHTSDFRTDDSQPPTLGQETLEEPSLPSSEVADEPPTLTKEEPVPLETQVTEEEEDSSAPPLKRFCADQNSVCHTASES, from the exons ATGACATCAAGAAG GGAGAAGAAGTGGGTGACGGTGGGTGACACGTCCCTGCGGATATTCAAGTGGGTACCAGTGGCGGACAGTAAGGAG AAAGAGAAATCCAAATCGAGTAGCAGCACGGCCCGAGAACCCAATGGCTTCCCAGCTGACACCTCTGCCAACTCCTCCCTCCTTCTGGAGTTCCAAG GTGCTGTTTCTGCAGATGAGAACAGCAACCAGAGCTCCCTGTCTGATGTATATCAGCTCAAGGTGGACAGCAGCCCCAACTCCAGCCCCAGTCCTCAGCAGAGTGAGTCCATGAGTCCTGCCCACACGTCTGACTTCCGCACGGATGACTCGCAGCCTCCTACCCTGGGGCAGGAGACCCTGGAAG agccctccctgccttcctcagaAGTGGCAGATGAGCCTCCCACTCTTACAAAGGAAGAGCCAGTCCCCCTTGAGACTCAG GTAACTGAAGAGGAGGAGGACTCCAGTGCGCCACCTCTGAAGAGATTTTGTGCTGACCAGAACTCTGTGTGCCACACAGCTTCGGAGAGCTAA